One Falco peregrinus isolate bFalPer1 chromosome 6, bFalPer1.pri, whole genome shotgun sequence DNA segment encodes these proteins:
- the L3MBTL2 gene encoding lethal(3)malignant brain tumor-like protein 2 isoform X4, translating to MEQERGEVRLVSTFCHKTLERMEEEGDDDEDDDELDIFGGYESFQGYNSSMGSDSSSCLDESSDDEAADREAGELPTSPVHQLSTSRLTEDSGSEPAVCEMCGIVGTREAFFSKTKRFCSVSCSRSYSSNSKKASILARLQGKPPTKKAKVLHKAAWSAKIGAFLHSQGTGQLADGTLTGQDALVLGFDWGKYLQEHGFKAAPVSCFKHVPLFDQWDDVVKGMKVEVLNSDAVLPSRVYWIASVIQTVGYRALLRYEGFENDAGHDFWCNLGTVDIHPIGWCAINSKILVPPQTIHAKYTDWRSYLMKKLVGARTIPVDFHIKMAESMKYPFRQGMRVEVVDKNHVSRTRMAVVDTVIGGRLRLLYEDGDSDDDFWCHMWSPLIHPVGWSRRVGHSMKKTEEKRSDMANHPTFRKIYCDAVPYLFKKVRAVYAEGGWFEEGMKLEAIDPLNLGNICVATVCKVLLDGYLMISIDGATSADGSDWFCYHASSHAIFPVNFCQKNSIDLTPPKGQDAKTFSWESYLEKTKSRPVPARLFNTDCPNHGFKAGMKVEAVDLMEPRLICVATVKRVVHRLLSIHFDGWDNEYDQWVDCESPDIYPVGWCELTGYQLQPPVVPGKKLPAKTRNIKQTVKKPPATKTKREAKAASKALPEPAPDEIIAVQVKEETIDPSVAEFGATELPVPVSSIKQEVTD from the exons ATGGAGCAGGAGCGCGGGGAGGTGAGG TTGGTGTCTACCTTCTGCCACAAAACTCTGGAGCggatggaggaggaaggtgaTGACGATGAGGACGATGATGAATTGGACATCTTTGGGGGTTATGAGAGCTTCCAGGGCTACAACAGCAGCATgggcagtgacagcagctccTGTCTGGATGAATCTAGTGATGATGAGGCGGCAGACCGGGAAGCTGGAGAGCTTCCGACCTCTCCTGTGCACCAGCTGTCCACAAGCCGACTCACAGAGGACAGCGGCTCAGAGCCAG CTGTGTGCGAGATGTGTGGGATTGTGGGCACCAGGGAGGCTTTCTTTTCCAAGACCAAACGTTTCTGCAGTGTCTCCTGCTCCAGAAGCTACTCGTCAAACTCCAAGAAGGCCAGCATCCTGGCCAGACTGCAG GGGAAGCCACCAACGAAGAAAGCTAAAGTTCTGCATAAGGCAGCCTGGTCAGCCAAGATCGGGGCCTTCCTCCATTCTcaaggcacagggcagctggcagATGGGACACTGACAGGCCAGGATG CACTCGTATTGGGCTTTGACTGGGGAAAGTACCTGCAGGAGCACGGCTTCAAGGCAGCACCTGTCAGCTGCTTCAAACAC GTGCCGCTCTTTGATCAGTGGGATGATGTGGTGAAAGGTATGAAAGTGGAAGTGCTGAACAGTGACGCCGTGCTCCCCAGCCGTGTGTACTGGATTGCATCTGTCATCCAGACTGTAG GGTACAGGGCCCTTCTACGATATGAGGGCTTTGAGAATGATGCTGGGCATGACTTCTGGTGCAATTTGGGCACAGTGGATATTCACCCTATTGGCTGGTGTGCCATCAACAGCAAAATCCTGGTACCACCACAAA CTATCCATGCCAAGTACACTGACTGGAGAAGTTATCTCATGAAAAAGCTGGTGGGAGCCAGGACCATCCCAGTGGATTTCCACATCAAG ATGGCAGAGAGCATGAAGTACCCGTTCCGGCAGGGCATGCGGGTGGAGGTGGTGGATAAGAACCATGTGTCCCGGACACGCATGGCGGTGGTGGACACGGTGATTGGGGGCAGACTGAGACTCCTCTATGAGGATGGCGACAGTGATGATGACTTCTGGTGCCACATGTGGAGTCCCCTTATCCATCCTGTGGGCTGGTCACGGAGAGTGGGCCACAGCATGAAGAAAACAG AGGAAAAACGCAGTGACATGGCAAATCATCCCACCTTCCGGAAGATTTACTGTGATGCTGTCCCCTATCTGTTTAAGAAG GTACGAGCTGTCTATGCTGAAGGTGGGTGGTTTGAGGAAGGCATGAAACTGGAGGCCATTGACCCCCTGAATCTGGGCAACATTTGTGTGGCTACTGTTTGCAAG GTCCTCTTGGATGGGTATCTCATGATCAGCATTGATGGAGCCACATCTGCTGATGGCTCTGACTGGTTCTGCTATCATGCCTCCTCACACGCCATCTTCCCTGTCAACTTCTGCCAGAAGAACAGCATCGATCTGACCCCTCCAAAAG GGCAAGATGCAAAGACCTTCAGCTGGGAGAGTTACCTGGAAAAGACTAAGTCAAGACCTGTTCCTGCACGGCTCTTCAACACA GACTGCCCAAACCATGGCTTCAAGGCAGGCATGAAGGTGGAAGCAGTGGACCTGATGGAGCCCCGGCTCATCTGCGTGGCCACAGTGAAGCGTGTAGTCCACCGTCTCCTTAGCATTCATTTTGATGGCTGGGACAATGAGTATGACCAGTGGGTGGACTGCGAGTCTCCAGACATTTATCCTGTGGGGTGGTGCGAGCTGACAGGCTACCAGCTTCAACCACCTGTTGTTCCAG gaaaaaagttacCTGCCAAAACCCGCAACATCAAGCAGACTGTCAAGAAGCCTCCTGCCACAAAGACGAAACGAGAAGCAAAAGCTGCCAGCAAAGCTTTGCCAGAGCCAGCACCTGATGAGA
- the L3MBTL2 gene encoding lethal(3)malignant brain tumor-like protein 2 isoform X3 translates to MEEEGDDDEDDDELDIFGGYESFQGYNSSMGSDSSSCLDESSDDEAADREAGELPTSPVHQLSTSRLTEDSGSEPAVCEMCGIVGTREAFFSKTKRFCSVSCSRSYSSNSKKASILARLQGKPPTKKAKVLHKAAWSAKIGAFLHSQGTGQLADGTLTGQDALVLGFDWGKYLQEHGFKAAPVSCFKHVPLFDQWDDVVKGMKVEVLNSDAVLPSRVYWIASVIQTVGYRALLRYEGFENDAGHDFWCNLGTVDIHPIGWCAINSKILVPPQTIHAKYTDWRSYLMKKLVGARTIPVDFHIKMAESMKYPFRQGMRVEVVDKNHVSRTRMAVVDTVIGGRLRLLYEDGDSDDDFWCHMWSPLIHPVGWSRRVGHSMKKTEEKRSDMANHPTFRKIYCDAVPYLFKKVRAVYAEGGWFEEGMKLEAIDPLNLGNICVATVCKVLLDGYLMISIDGATSADGSDWFCYHASSHAIFPVNFCQKNSIDLTPPKGQDAKTFSWESYLEKTKSRPVPARLFNTDCPNHGFKAGMKVEAVDLMEPRLICVATVKRVVHRLLSIHFDGWDNEYDQWVDCESPDIYPVGWCELTGYQLQPPVVPEPTTPVKAKEVPKKKKKPYGKKRKKLPAKTRNIKQTVKKPPATKTKREAKAASKALPEPAPDEIIAVQVKEETIDPSVAEFGATELPVPVSSIKQEVTD, encoded by the exons atggaggaggaaggtgaTGACGATGAGGACGATGATGAATTGGACATCTTTGGGGGTTATGAGAGCTTCCAGGGCTACAACAGCAGCATgggcagtgacagcagctccTGTCTGGATGAATCTAGTGATGATGAGGCGGCAGACCGGGAAGCTGGAGAGCTTCCGACCTCTCCTGTGCACCAGCTGTCCACAAGCCGACTCACAGAGGACAGCGGCTCAGAGCCAG CTGTGTGCGAGATGTGTGGGATTGTGGGCACCAGGGAGGCTTTCTTTTCCAAGACCAAACGTTTCTGCAGTGTCTCCTGCTCCAGAAGCTACTCGTCAAACTCCAAGAAGGCCAGCATCCTGGCCAGACTGCAG GGGAAGCCACCAACGAAGAAAGCTAAAGTTCTGCATAAGGCAGCCTGGTCAGCCAAGATCGGGGCCTTCCTCCATTCTcaaggcacagggcagctggcagATGGGACACTGACAGGCCAGGATG CACTCGTATTGGGCTTTGACTGGGGAAAGTACCTGCAGGAGCACGGCTTCAAGGCAGCACCTGTCAGCTGCTTCAAACAC GTGCCGCTCTTTGATCAGTGGGATGATGTGGTGAAAGGTATGAAAGTGGAAGTGCTGAACAGTGACGCCGTGCTCCCCAGCCGTGTGTACTGGATTGCATCTGTCATCCAGACTGTAG GGTACAGGGCCCTTCTACGATATGAGGGCTTTGAGAATGATGCTGGGCATGACTTCTGGTGCAATTTGGGCACAGTGGATATTCACCCTATTGGCTGGTGTGCCATCAACAGCAAAATCCTGGTACCACCACAAA CTATCCATGCCAAGTACACTGACTGGAGAAGTTATCTCATGAAAAAGCTGGTGGGAGCCAGGACCATCCCAGTGGATTTCCACATCAAG ATGGCAGAGAGCATGAAGTACCCGTTCCGGCAGGGCATGCGGGTGGAGGTGGTGGATAAGAACCATGTGTCCCGGACACGCATGGCGGTGGTGGACACGGTGATTGGGGGCAGACTGAGACTCCTCTATGAGGATGGCGACAGTGATGATGACTTCTGGTGCCACATGTGGAGTCCCCTTATCCATCCTGTGGGCTGGTCACGGAGAGTGGGCCACAGCATGAAGAAAACAG AGGAAAAACGCAGTGACATGGCAAATCATCCCACCTTCCGGAAGATTTACTGTGATGCTGTCCCCTATCTGTTTAAGAAG GTACGAGCTGTCTATGCTGAAGGTGGGTGGTTTGAGGAAGGCATGAAACTGGAGGCCATTGACCCCCTGAATCTGGGCAACATTTGTGTGGCTACTGTTTGCAAG GTCCTCTTGGATGGGTATCTCATGATCAGCATTGATGGAGCCACATCTGCTGATGGCTCTGACTGGTTCTGCTATCATGCCTCCTCACACGCCATCTTCCCTGTCAACTTCTGCCAGAAGAACAGCATCGATCTGACCCCTCCAAAAG GGCAAGATGCAAAGACCTTCAGCTGGGAGAGTTACCTGGAAAAGACTAAGTCAAGACCTGTTCCTGCACGGCTCTTCAACACA GACTGCCCAAACCATGGCTTCAAGGCAGGCATGAAGGTGGAAGCAGTGGACCTGATGGAGCCCCGGCTCATCTGCGTGGCCACAGTGAAGCGTGTAGTCCACCGTCTCCTTAGCATTCATTTTGATGGCTGGGACAATGAGTATGACCAGTGGGTGGACTGCGAGTCTCCAGACATTTATCCTGTGGGGTGGTGCGAGCTGACAGGCTACCAGCTTCAACCACCTGTTGTTCCAG AGCCCACAACTCCAGTGAAGGCCAAGGAGGTGcccaagaagaagaagaaacccTATGGAAAGAAGA gaaaaaagttacCTGCCAAAACCCGCAACATCAAGCAGACTGTCAAGAAGCCTCCTGCCACAAAGACGAAACGAGAAGCAAAAGCTGCCAGCAAAGCTTTGCCAGAGCCAGCACCTGATGAGA
- the L3MBTL2 gene encoding lethal(3)malignant brain tumor-like protein 2 isoform X2: protein MEQERGELVSTFCHKTLERMEEEGDDDEDDDELDIFGGYESFQGYNSSMGSDSSSCLDESSDDEAADREAGELPTSPVHQLSTSRLTEDSGSEPAVCEMCGIVGTREAFFSKTKRFCSVSCSRSYSSNSKKASILARLQGKPPTKKAKVLHKAAWSAKIGAFLHSQGTGQLADGTLTGQDALVLGFDWGKYLQEHGFKAAPVSCFKHVPLFDQWDDVVKGMKVEVLNSDAVLPSRVYWIASVIQTVGYRALLRYEGFENDAGHDFWCNLGTVDIHPIGWCAINSKILVPPQTIHAKYTDWRSYLMKKLVGARTIPVDFHIKMAESMKYPFRQGMRVEVVDKNHVSRTRMAVVDTVIGGRLRLLYEDGDSDDDFWCHMWSPLIHPVGWSRRVGHSMKKTEEKRSDMANHPTFRKIYCDAVPYLFKKVRAVYAEGGWFEEGMKLEAIDPLNLGNICVATVCKVLLDGYLMISIDGATSADGSDWFCYHASSHAIFPVNFCQKNSIDLTPPKGQDAKTFSWESYLEKTKSRPVPARLFNTDCPNHGFKAGMKVEAVDLMEPRLICVATVKRVVHRLLSIHFDGWDNEYDQWVDCESPDIYPVGWCELTGYQLQPPVVPEPTTPVKAKEVPKKKKKPYGKKRKKLPAKTRNIKQTVKKPPATKTKREAKAASKALPEPAPDEIIAVQVKEETIDPSVAEFGATELPVPVSSIKQEVTD, encoded by the exons ATGGAGCAGGAGCGCGGGGAG TTGGTGTCTACCTTCTGCCACAAAACTCTGGAGCggatggaggaggaaggtgaTGACGATGAGGACGATGATGAATTGGACATCTTTGGGGGTTATGAGAGCTTCCAGGGCTACAACAGCAGCATgggcagtgacagcagctccTGTCTGGATGAATCTAGTGATGATGAGGCGGCAGACCGGGAAGCTGGAGAGCTTCCGACCTCTCCTGTGCACCAGCTGTCCACAAGCCGACTCACAGAGGACAGCGGCTCAGAGCCAG CTGTGTGCGAGATGTGTGGGATTGTGGGCACCAGGGAGGCTTTCTTTTCCAAGACCAAACGTTTCTGCAGTGTCTCCTGCTCCAGAAGCTACTCGTCAAACTCCAAGAAGGCCAGCATCCTGGCCAGACTGCAG GGGAAGCCACCAACGAAGAAAGCTAAAGTTCTGCATAAGGCAGCCTGGTCAGCCAAGATCGGGGCCTTCCTCCATTCTcaaggcacagggcagctggcagATGGGACACTGACAGGCCAGGATG CACTCGTATTGGGCTTTGACTGGGGAAAGTACCTGCAGGAGCACGGCTTCAAGGCAGCACCTGTCAGCTGCTTCAAACAC GTGCCGCTCTTTGATCAGTGGGATGATGTGGTGAAAGGTATGAAAGTGGAAGTGCTGAACAGTGACGCCGTGCTCCCCAGCCGTGTGTACTGGATTGCATCTGTCATCCAGACTGTAG GGTACAGGGCCCTTCTACGATATGAGGGCTTTGAGAATGATGCTGGGCATGACTTCTGGTGCAATTTGGGCACAGTGGATATTCACCCTATTGGCTGGTGTGCCATCAACAGCAAAATCCTGGTACCACCACAAA CTATCCATGCCAAGTACACTGACTGGAGAAGTTATCTCATGAAAAAGCTGGTGGGAGCCAGGACCATCCCAGTGGATTTCCACATCAAG ATGGCAGAGAGCATGAAGTACCCGTTCCGGCAGGGCATGCGGGTGGAGGTGGTGGATAAGAACCATGTGTCCCGGACACGCATGGCGGTGGTGGACACGGTGATTGGGGGCAGACTGAGACTCCTCTATGAGGATGGCGACAGTGATGATGACTTCTGGTGCCACATGTGGAGTCCCCTTATCCATCCTGTGGGCTGGTCACGGAGAGTGGGCCACAGCATGAAGAAAACAG AGGAAAAACGCAGTGACATGGCAAATCATCCCACCTTCCGGAAGATTTACTGTGATGCTGTCCCCTATCTGTTTAAGAAG GTACGAGCTGTCTATGCTGAAGGTGGGTGGTTTGAGGAAGGCATGAAACTGGAGGCCATTGACCCCCTGAATCTGGGCAACATTTGTGTGGCTACTGTTTGCAAG GTCCTCTTGGATGGGTATCTCATGATCAGCATTGATGGAGCCACATCTGCTGATGGCTCTGACTGGTTCTGCTATCATGCCTCCTCACACGCCATCTTCCCTGTCAACTTCTGCCAGAAGAACAGCATCGATCTGACCCCTCCAAAAG GGCAAGATGCAAAGACCTTCAGCTGGGAGAGTTACCTGGAAAAGACTAAGTCAAGACCTGTTCCTGCACGGCTCTTCAACACA GACTGCCCAAACCATGGCTTCAAGGCAGGCATGAAGGTGGAAGCAGTGGACCTGATGGAGCCCCGGCTCATCTGCGTGGCCACAGTGAAGCGTGTAGTCCACCGTCTCCTTAGCATTCATTTTGATGGCTGGGACAATGAGTATGACCAGTGGGTGGACTGCGAGTCTCCAGACATTTATCCTGTGGGGTGGTGCGAGCTGACAGGCTACCAGCTTCAACCACCTGTTGTTCCAG AGCCCACAACTCCAGTGAAGGCCAAGGAGGTGcccaagaagaagaagaaacccTATGGAAAGAAGA gaaaaaagttacCTGCCAAAACCCGCAACATCAAGCAGACTGTCAAGAAGCCTCCTGCCACAAAGACGAAACGAGAAGCAAAAGCTGCCAGCAAAGCTTTGCCAGAGCCAGCACCTGATGAGA
- the L3MBTL2 gene encoding lethal(3)malignant brain tumor-like protein 2 isoform X1 gives MEQERGEVRLVSTFCHKTLERMEEEGDDDEDDDELDIFGGYESFQGYNSSMGSDSSSCLDESSDDEAADREAGELPTSPVHQLSTSRLTEDSGSEPAVCEMCGIVGTREAFFSKTKRFCSVSCSRSYSSNSKKASILARLQGKPPTKKAKVLHKAAWSAKIGAFLHSQGTGQLADGTLTGQDALVLGFDWGKYLQEHGFKAAPVSCFKHVPLFDQWDDVVKGMKVEVLNSDAVLPSRVYWIASVIQTVGYRALLRYEGFENDAGHDFWCNLGTVDIHPIGWCAINSKILVPPQTIHAKYTDWRSYLMKKLVGARTIPVDFHIKMAESMKYPFRQGMRVEVVDKNHVSRTRMAVVDTVIGGRLRLLYEDGDSDDDFWCHMWSPLIHPVGWSRRVGHSMKKTEEKRSDMANHPTFRKIYCDAVPYLFKKVRAVYAEGGWFEEGMKLEAIDPLNLGNICVATVCKVLLDGYLMISIDGATSADGSDWFCYHASSHAIFPVNFCQKNSIDLTPPKGQDAKTFSWESYLEKTKSRPVPARLFNTDCPNHGFKAGMKVEAVDLMEPRLICVATVKRVVHRLLSIHFDGWDNEYDQWVDCESPDIYPVGWCELTGYQLQPPVVPEPTTPVKAKEVPKKKKKPYGKKRKKLPAKTRNIKQTVKKPPATKTKREAKAASKALPEPAPDEIIAVQVKEETIDPSVAEFGATELPVPVSSIKQEVTD, from the exons ATGGAGCAGGAGCGCGGGGAGGTGAGG TTGGTGTCTACCTTCTGCCACAAAACTCTGGAGCggatggaggaggaaggtgaTGACGATGAGGACGATGATGAATTGGACATCTTTGGGGGTTATGAGAGCTTCCAGGGCTACAACAGCAGCATgggcagtgacagcagctccTGTCTGGATGAATCTAGTGATGATGAGGCGGCAGACCGGGAAGCTGGAGAGCTTCCGACCTCTCCTGTGCACCAGCTGTCCACAAGCCGACTCACAGAGGACAGCGGCTCAGAGCCAG CTGTGTGCGAGATGTGTGGGATTGTGGGCACCAGGGAGGCTTTCTTTTCCAAGACCAAACGTTTCTGCAGTGTCTCCTGCTCCAGAAGCTACTCGTCAAACTCCAAGAAGGCCAGCATCCTGGCCAGACTGCAG GGGAAGCCACCAACGAAGAAAGCTAAAGTTCTGCATAAGGCAGCCTGGTCAGCCAAGATCGGGGCCTTCCTCCATTCTcaaggcacagggcagctggcagATGGGACACTGACAGGCCAGGATG CACTCGTATTGGGCTTTGACTGGGGAAAGTACCTGCAGGAGCACGGCTTCAAGGCAGCACCTGTCAGCTGCTTCAAACAC GTGCCGCTCTTTGATCAGTGGGATGATGTGGTGAAAGGTATGAAAGTGGAAGTGCTGAACAGTGACGCCGTGCTCCCCAGCCGTGTGTACTGGATTGCATCTGTCATCCAGACTGTAG GGTACAGGGCCCTTCTACGATATGAGGGCTTTGAGAATGATGCTGGGCATGACTTCTGGTGCAATTTGGGCACAGTGGATATTCACCCTATTGGCTGGTGTGCCATCAACAGCAAAATCCTGGTACCACCACAAA CTATCCATGCCAAGTACACTGACTGGAGAAGTTATCTCATGAAAAAGCTGGTGGGAGCCAGGACCATCCCAGTGGATTTCCACATCAAG ATGGCAGAGAGCATGAAGTACCCGTTCCGGCAGGGCATGCGGGTGGAGGTGGTGGATAAGAACCATGTGTCCCGGACACGCATGGCGGTGGTGGACACGGTGATTGGGGGCAGACTGAGACTCCTCTATGAGGATGGCGACAGTGATGATGACTTCTGGTGCCACATGTGGAGTCCCCTTATCCATCCTGTGGGCTGGTCACGGAGAGTGGGCCACAGCATGAAGAAAACAG AGGAAAAACGCAGTGACATGGCAAATCATCCCACCTTCCGGAAGATTTACTGTGATGCTGTCCCCTATCTGTTTAAGAAG GTACGAGCTGTCTATGCTGAAGGTGGGTGGTTTGAGGAAGGCATGAAACTGGAGGCCATTGACCCCCTGAATCTGGGCAACATTTGTGTGGCTACTGTTTGCAAG GTCCTCTTGGATGGGTATCTCATGATCAGCATTGATGGAGCCACATCTGCTGATGGCTCTGACTGGTTCTGCTATCATGCCTCCTCACACGCCATCTTCCCTGTCAACTTCTGCCAGAAGAACAGCATCGATCTGACCCCTCCAAAAG GGCAAGATGCAAAGACCTTCAGCTGGGAGAGTTACCTGGAAAAGACTAAGTCAAGACCTGTTCCTGCACGGCTCTTCAACACA GACTGCCCAAACCATGGCTTCAAGGCAGGCATGAAGGTGGAAGCAGTGGACCTGATGGAGCCCCGGCTCATCTGCGTGGCCACAGTGAAGCGTGTAGTCCACCGTCTCCTTAGCATTCATTTTGATGGCTGGGACAATGAGTATGACCAGTGGGTGGACTGCGAGTCTCCAGACATTTATCCTGTGGGGTGGTGCGAGCTGACAGGCTACCAGCTTCAACCACCTGTTGTTCCAG AGCCCACAACTCCAGTGAAGGCCAAGGAGGTGcccaagaagaagaagaaacccTATGGAAAGAAGA gaaaaaagttacCTGCCAAAACCCGCAACATCAAGCAGACTGTCAAGAAGCCTCCTGCCACAAAGACGAAACGAGAAGCAAAAGCTGCCAGCAAAGCTTTGCCAGAGCCAGCACCTGATGAGA